The Litchfieldia alkalitelluris genome has a window encoding:
- a CDS encoding SCO family protein, giving the protein MNIKSILLSIIVLLFITACSPKPSIEEIEQSFPMNLSTGDIEAVNQNNEPFTLKNLEGKVWLASFIFTNCETVCSPMTATMSKLQTQLKEAGIQDIELISFSIDPENDTTEVLRTFGEEMDADFSNWQFLTGYTQDEIESFANTSFLSPAARIDESDQFIHSTSIYLINQRGTVLKQYDAVAATPFEEIIEDIQKLK; this is encoded by the coding sequence ATGAACATTAAATCGATCTTACTATCAATAATAGTCCTGTTATTTATAACAGCTTGTTCACCAAAACCCTCTATTGAAGAAATTGAACAAAGCTTTCCAATGAATCTAAGCACGGGTGATATTGAAGCAGTCAATCAAAATAATGAACCATTTACCTTAAAAAATCTTGAAGGAAAAGTTTGGCTAGCAAGCTTTATCTTCACCAATTGTGAGACAGTCTGTTCACCAATGACGGCAACAATGTCAAAACTACAAACACAACTAAAGGAAGCAGGTATACAAGATATAGAACTTATCTCGTTCAGTATAGACCCTGAAAATGATACAACTGAAGTATTAAGAACGTTTGGGGAAGAAATGGATGCAGATTTCTCAAACTGGCAGTTCTTAACAGGTTACACCCAGGATGAGATTGAAAGCTTTGCAAATACCTCGTTTCTATCACCAGCTGCACGAATTGACGAATCAGACCAATTTATTCACAGCACATCTATTTATTTAATTAACCAAAGAGGAACCGTACTTAAACAATACGACGCAGTAGCAGCAACTCCCTTTGAAGAAATCATCGAAGACATACAAAAACTAAAATAA
- the metC gene encoding cystathionine beta-lyase codes for MTESNYSIQTNLLHNKHKFDQKTGAVSVPIQHASTFHQASFDEFGEFDYSRSGNPTRQALEEAIAELEGGTRGFAFSSGMAAISTAFLLLSQGDHILITEDVYGGTYRMVTDVLNRFGITYTFVDMTNLHEVATNIQPNTKLIYMETPSNPLLKVTDIDGIVKLAKANNCLTFVDNTFLTPALQRPLDLGVDVVLHSATKFLAGHSDVLAGLAVVKDEELGNRLYKLQNSFGAVLGVQDAWLVLRGMKTLFVRLEQSSKSALEIANWLTKHSAIEKVYYPGLSSHPGFEIQKGQADGPGAVLSFRLKDEQSTRIFVENVKIPVFAVSLGAVESILSYPAKMSHAAMPREERYKRGITDGLLRFSVGLESAEDLIKDFEQALEKVESTEKITF; via the coding sequence ATGACTGAATCAAACTACTCAATTCAAACGAATTTACTTCATAATAAGCATAAATTTGATCAAAAAACGGGTGCTGTAAGTGTCCCGATTCAACATGCGTCTACTTTTCATCAAGCGAGCTTTGATGAGTTTGGTGAATTTGACTATAGCCGTTCAGGAAATCCAACTCGTCAAGCCTTAGAAGAAGCGATTGCAGAGTTAGAAGGTGGAACAAGAGGATTTGCTTTTTCCTCAGGAATGGCAGCCATATCAACTGCTTTTCTGTTACTATCTCAAGGTGATCATATACTTATCACTGAAGATGTGTACGGTGGAACATACCGTATGGTTACTGATGTACTGAATCGCTTTGGTATAACCTATACCTTTGTTGATATGACCAATTTGCATGAAGTGGCAACTAACATTCAACCAAATACAAAACTAATTTATATGGAGACTCCGTCTAATCCTTTATTAAAAGTGACTGATATTGATGGAATTGTTAAATTAGCAAAAGCTAATAACTGTTTAACCTTTGTAGATAACACCTTTTTAACTCCTGCACTTCAAAGACCATTAGATTTAGGTGTAGATGTTGTATTACACAGTGCTACTAAATTTTTAGCAGGACATAGTGATGTTTTAGCAGGTTTAGCTGTTGTCAAAGATGAAGAATTAGGGAACCGTCTCTATAAGCTTCAAAATTCGTTTGGAGCGGTCTTAGGTGTTCAGGACGCATGGCTCGTATTAAGGGGGATGAAAACGTTATTTGTACGATTAGAACAATCATCTAAATCAGCCCTTGAGATTGCGAATTGGCTAACCAAGCACTCTGCCATAGAAAAAGTATATTATCCAGGTTTATCTTCGCACCCTGGTTTTGAAATCCAAAAAGGTCAAGCAGATGGACCAGGAGCTGTATTATCTTTCAGGCTTAAAGATGAACAATCTACTAGAATCTTTGTGGAAAATGTGAAAATTCCTGTGTTTGCGGTTAGTTTAGGTGCTGTTGAATCTATTCTTTCTTATCCAGCCAAGATGTCTCATGCCGCTATGCCTCGTGAAGAAAGGTATAAACGGGGGATTACAGATGGTCTATTGAGATTCTCAGTGGGATTAGAAAGTGCAGAGGATTTAATAAAGGACTTTGAGCAGGCGTTAGAGAAAGTAGAGTCGACAGAAAAAATAACATTTTAA
- the rsgA gene encoding ribosome small subunit-dependent GTPase A encodes MENSQLGWNQHFELAFQKYENTNFTVGRVVLEHKRMYRILTEQGEFVGEVSGKYRFNSVTREDFPAVGDWVVLTPRVDEGKATIHEVLPRFSKFSRKVAGLTTEEQIIATNINTVFLVNALNNDFNVRRLERYLVMSWESGANPVIVLTKADLCKDIDDRLKEVERVAMGVPIHVISAVENLGIDKLKNYLTEGKTVALLGSSGAGKSTLTNSLLGQMKQLVQEVREDDDRGRHTTTHRELVVLPDGGMIIDTPGMRELQLWEADQSVNQSFMDIEEIAAKCRFNDCSHENEPGCAIKQSIDDGTLEEDRFRSYLKLCKELAYLDRKADKRAQQLERDKWKKITMNTRNKKKL; translated from the coding sequence GTGGAAAATAGTCAATTAGGTTGGAATCAGCATTTCGAATTAGCGTTTCAAAAATATGAAAATACAAATTTTACAGTTGGAAGAGTCGTACTAGAACATAAACGTATGTATCGAATCTTAACAGAACAAGGTGAGTTTGTGGGAGAGGTTTCGGGAAAATACCGTTTTAATTCAGTTACCCGAGAGGATTTTCCAGCTGTTGGTGATTGGGTTGTTCTCACACCAAGGGTTGATGAAGGAAAGGCTACTATCCATGAAGTGCTACCAAGATTTAGTAAGTTTTCACGAAAAGTAGCAGGCTTAACCACCGAAGAACAAATTATTGCAACAAATATTAATACTGTGTTCCTTGTGAATGCCTTGAATAATGATTTTAATGTAAGAAGGCTTGAACGATATTTAGTCATGAGCTGGGAAAGCGGAGCAAACCCGGTGATTGTGTTAACTAAAGCTGACTTATGTAAGGATATTGACGATAGGCTAAAAGAAGTTGAGCGTGTTGCAATGGGTGTTCCAATTCATGTGATAAGTGCAGTTGAAAATCTAGGTATCGATAAATTAAAGAATTATTTAACTGAGGGCAAGACAGTGGCTTTGCTTGGATCATCGGGTGCTGGGAAGTCTACCCTAACAAATAGTCTTTTGGGTCAAATGAAACAGCTTGTGCAAGAAGTACGTGAAGATGATGATCGAGGTAGACACACTACCACACATAGAGAGTTAGTAGTTTTACCCGATGGAGGAATGATCATTGATACCCCAGGGATGCGAGAATTACAGTTATGGGAAGCAGATCAATCCGTGAACCAAAGCTTCATGGACATCGAAGAGATTGCAGCAAAATGTCGTTTTAATGATTGTAGCCACGAAAATGAACCAGGCTGTGCCATTAAACAGTCAATTGACGATGGAACATTAGAGGAAGATCGCTTTCGCAGCTACCTGAAGCTGTGTAAAGAGCTAGCGTACCTAGATAGAAAAGCAGATAAGCGGGCTCAACAACTTGAAAGAGACAAGTGGAAAAAAATAACAATGAACACAAGAAATAAGAAAAAGCTTTAA
- a CDS encoding DUF3231 family protein, giving the protein MGILSGNPQNEPMHYGEVFASWSFLLASKGMVAAYQTKLNHAGDEDLQKLLVEAKEQCQQEAKQIETLLKENGIGLPPTPPERPNARIEDIPVGARFQDNEIATALSADIAAGLVACSQAIGQCIREDIAMMFGQLHMQKATLGGKVLKLNKEKGWLIPPPLHFNKAEDC; this is encoded by the coding sequence ATGGGCATTTTAAGTGGCAATCCTCAAAACGAACCAATGCATTATGGGGAAGTATTTGCAAGCTGGTCTTTCTTGTTAGCTTCAAAAGGAATGGTTGCTGCATATCAAACAAAGTTAAATCATGCAGGTGATGAAGATCTTCAAAAATTACTAGTAGAAGCAAAAGAGCAATGTCAGCAAGAAGCTAAACAAATCGAGACTCTACTTAAAGAAAATGGCATTGGCCTACCACCAACACCTCCCGAAAGACCTAATGCTCGAATAGAAGATATTCCTGTTGGAGCAAGATTTCAAGATAATGAAATTGCCACTGCTTTATCAGCTGATATTGCTGCAGGGTTAGTTGCTTGCAGCCAAGCGATTGGTCAATGTATTCGTGAAGACATAGCGATGATGTTTGGTCAATTACATATGCAAAAAGCGACATTAGGTGGAAAAGTTCTTAAGCTTAATAAGGAAAAAGGATGGCTTATACCGCCACCTTTACATTTCAATAAAGCTGAGGATTGCTAA
- a CDS encoding dicarboxylate/amino acid:cation symporter, translating to MNLTAKIVVALVLGIIVGIIVNLFAPTLFKPLNTWVFSPLGKLFLNFIKMLVVPIVFFSITLGVAGLGDPKKLGRIGLKTITFFLATTTVAIFIGLGLAAVIQPGEGGNYNLEEATFESTPAPPVVDTLLNIIPTNPITAMAQGEMLQIIAFSFFIGFAITILGERTKGIHNLLEQGNEIMMYLVNLIMKFAPYGTFGLIASAVGGLGIPALKAMFLYFSVVFIALIIHTIVTYGSAVAILGKRNPLAFFKGFIPAMTVAFSTSSSSATLPVSMTTAQKNLGVPKSISSFVQPLGATINMDGTAIMQGVATLFIAQVYGADLSAAQILTVVLTAVLASVGTAGVPGVGLIMLAMVLTSVGLPVEGIALIIGIDRLLDMTRTAVNITGDAACAVIVAESEKKHVTSN from the coding sequence ATGAACTTAACGGCAAAGATAGTGGTTGCACTTGTTCTTGGTATTATCGTTGGTATTATCGTTAATCTTTTTGCACCTACTCTTTTCAAGCCCCTTAACACATGGGTATTTTCACCACTTGGGAAACTATTCTTAAACTTTATTAAAATGTTAGTTGTTCCAATTGTATTTTTCTCAATCACGCTAGGGGTGGCTGGGCTCGGTGATCCGAAAAAATTAGGTAGAATTGGGTTGAAGACGATTACATTTTTCCTAGCAACTACGACTGTTGCGATTTTTATTGGATTAGGCTTAGCTGCGGTCATTCAACCTGGAGAAGGTGGTAACTACAACCTTGAAGAAGCTACTTTTGAAAGTACACCCGCTCCCCCTGTAGTTGATACGCTATTGAATATTATTCCGACAAACCCTATAACAGCAATGGCGCAAGGTGAAATGCTTCAAATCATTGCCTTTTCTTTTTTCATTGGTTTTGCAATAACAATCTTAGGTGAAAGAACGAAAGGGATTCATAATCTCTTAGAGCAAGGTAATGAAATTATGATGTATCTTGTGAATCTTATTATGAAATTTGCTCCATATGGTACATTTGGTCTAATTGCTTCTGCAGTTGGTGGTTTAGGTATTCCTGCATTAAAAGCAATGTTTTTATATTTCAGTGTTGTCTTTATTGCATTAATCATTCATACAATCGTCACTTATGGATCGGCCGTAGCCATATTAGGTAAGCGTAATCCTTTAGCATTCTTCAAAGGATTCATTCCTGCTATGACAGTTGCTTTTAGTACATCCAGTAGTAGTGCTACACTTCCAGTATCAATGACAACTGCACAAAAAAATCTTGGTGTACCAAAGTCAATTAGTAGCTTTGTTCAACCTCTTGGTGCGACGATTAATATGGATGGAACAGCAATTATGCAAGGTGTTGCGACATTATTTATTGCCCAAGTATATGGTGCCGACCTATCTGCTGCTCAAATCCTTACCGTGGTTCTAACAGCTGTTTTAGCTAGTGTTGGTACAGCAGGTGTTCCAGGAGTAGGACTTATCATGCTAGCAATGGTATTGACTTCTGTAGGTTTACCTGTAGAAGGAATTGCTCTTATCATTGGAATTGACAGATTATTAGACATGACAAGAACAGCTGTAAACATTACTGGTGATGCTGCTTGTGCTGTCATCGTGGCTGAGTCTGAGAAGAAGCATGTTACTTCTAATTAA
- a CDS encoding aliphatic sulfonate ABC transporter substrate-binding protein, which produces MKRKLGYFSIFVLLITGILAGCGTGSDNASSEKKEVIIGYFPNIDHAPAMIAREKGYFTEALGEDVEIKYLTFPDGGAFMTALKTGEIHAGLVGPGPVMNNYTNGADVKIIAGASSGGTHIVARGDSGIETIEDIEGKTFITPGVGCTHDVQMETFLKDYGITSSRIGGTLKHLTGNPAQYGAMFESGKVDLAAVPEPWASQLVKDHGAKIIVDSNDISFGKTLPNTILVTSNKAIEEDRTIIESIVKAHDKAVTFINENEEESIEITINSIKEITKQDLDQEVVEMAWEKINYITSVDSEVIQQFANSSHDLKFLKEKPDFANLIDLTFIETSTASAK; this is translated from the coding sequence ATGAAAAGAAAATTAGGCTATTTTAGTATCTTCGTATTATTAATAACAGGAATTCTTGCAGGATGTGGAACAGGAAGCGATAATGCATCATCTGAAAAGAAGGAAGTAATTATTGGATACTTCCCAAACATTGATCACGCACCTGCAATGATAGCTCGTGAAAAAGGGTATTTTACAGAAGCGCTTGGTGAAGATGTGGAAATTAAATATCTTACATTTCCAGATGGTGGGGCATTTATGACAGCATTAAAAACAGGTGAAATTCATGCTGGGCTAGTAGGGCCAGGACCTGTCATGAATAACTACACAAACGGTGCAGATGTTAAAATTATTGCTGGAGCATCTTCTGGCGGAACTCATATTGTAGCTCGTGGAGACAGCGGAATTGAAACGATTGAAGATATCGAAGGAAAAACATTTATTACACCAGGAGTAGGTTGTACACATGATGTACAAATGGAAACATTCCTAAAAGATTATGGAATTACATCATCACGTATTGGTGGAACATTAAAGCATTTAACAGGGAATCCCGCACAATATGGTGCAATGTTTGAATCAGGTAAAGTAGATTTAGCTGCAGTACCTGAACCATGGGCATCACAATTAGTAAAAGATCATGGTGCAAAAATCATTGTTGATTCAAATGACATTTCATTCGGTAAGACATTACCAAATACAATCTTAGTAACAAGTAATAAAGCGATTGAAGAAGACCGTACGATCATTGAAAGCATTGTAAAAGCACATGATAAAGCAGTAACATTCATTAATGAAAATGAAGAAGAATCAATTGAAATCACAATTAATAGCATTAAAGAAATTACAAAGCAAGATCTTGATCAAGAAGTGGTTGAAATGGCATGGGAAAAAATTAACTATATTACATCTGTAGACTCAGAGGTTATTCAACAATTTGCAAATTCATCTCATGACTTGAAATTCCTTAAAGAAAAACCAGATTTCGCTAACTTGATTGATCTTACATTTATTGAAACTTCAACTGCAAGTGCTAAGTAA
- a CDS encoding thioredoxin family protein, whose product MNNLSNWFDKGISAHQYINTMKVNKESTLKVFNEVSLTSEETRILHELQNLELKAVVITADWCGDAMVNLPIFIKLANEAFIEARFLDRDENLELMDQYLTNGTSRSIPIIILLNKEGIEIGKWGPRAEEIQVEVDQLRAQLPAKDSEEYDLAFKEFIKGLVTRFTTDQSWWELIKKDLLKKLTEVTTN is encoded by the coding sequence ATGAACAATCTATCAAATTGGTTTGATAAAGGCATTTCCGCTCACCAATATATAAATACGATGAAGGTAAATAAAGAAAGTACACTGAAAGTTTTCAATGAGGTAAGCTTAACTAGTGAAGAAACTCGGATTCTACATGAATTGCAAAACCTTGAGTTAAAGGCAGTTGTCATTACTGCCGATTGGTGCGGGGATGCTATGGTGAACCTTCCAATCTTTATTAAATTAGCAAATGAAGCATTTATTGAAGCTCGTTTCTTAGATAGAGATGAGAACCTCGAGTTAATGGATCAATATTTAACAAATGGAACATCAAGATCCATTCCCATTATTATCTTATTAAATAAAGAAGGTATTGAAATTGGTAAATGGGGGCCCCGCGCTGAAGAAATTCAAGTGGAAGTGGACCAGTTACGTGCTCAATTACCAGCGAAGGATTCTGAAGAATATGATTTAGCTTTTAAAGAGTTTATCAAAGGATTAGTAACAAGATTTACAACTGATCAATCTTGGTGGGAACTTATAAAGAAAGATTTGTTGAAGAAATTAACTGAAGTCACTACGAACTAA
- a CDS encoding methionine biosynthesis PLP-dependent protein: MSKQNIETTLAQIGNRSETVTGTVNPPVYFSTAYRHEGIGQSTGFDYVRTGNPTRKIVEDAIATLENGTRGFAFSSGMAAIHTIMSLFEQGDDLIVSSDLYGGTYRLFEQGWKKFGISFQYCSFRDKEEVESLITPSTKAIFLETPTNPLMQETDIEFVAEIAKKHSLLLIVDNTFYTPIIQRPLDLGADIVIHSATKYLGGHNDVLAGLVVARDEKLCEQIGHHHNASGGVLSPFDSWLLIRGMKTLSLRMRQHQENAIRIAEYLESHEDIIDVLYPGKGGMLSFRIKEESWVNSFLQNLNVISFAESLGGIESFITYPATQTHMDIPEEIRIKNGVCNRLLRFSVGVEHVEDIISDLSQALQKVQEGKND; the protein is encoded by the coding sequence TTGAGTAAACAAAATATCGAAACCACACTAGCCCAAATAGGAAATCGTAGTGAAACTGTAACTGGAACGGTGAATCCACCTGTATATTTTTCAACGGCTTACCGTCATGAAGGGATTGGTCAATCAACAGGCTTTGATTATGTACGCACAGGAAACCCAACAAGAAAAATCGTTGAAGACGCTATTGCTACTTTAGAAAACGGTACAAGGGGATTTGCTTTTAGTTCGGGCATGGCGGCTATTCATACAATCATGTCTCTGTTTGAGCAGGGCGATGATTTAATCGTATCTTCAGATTTATATGGTGGTACATACCGTTTATTTGAGCAAGGTTGGAAGAAGTTTGGTATATCCTTTCAATATTGTAGTTTTAGAGATAAAGAGGAGGTTGAATCATTAATTACTCCTTCAACAAAAGCAATATTCCTGGAAACACCAACAAACCCACTCATGCAGGAAACAGACATAGAATTTGTAGCAGAGATCGCGAAAAAACACAGCTTATTATTGATTGTGGATAATACTTTTTATACACCAATCATTCAAAGACCTCTAGATTTAGGCGCAGACATTGTCATTCATAGTGCAACCAAATATCTAGGTGGTCATAATGATGTTTTAGCTGGCTTAGTTGTAGCAAGAGATGAAAAACTTTGTGAACAAATAGGTCATCATCATAATGCGAGTGGAGGGGTTTTATCCCCATTTGATTCTTGGCTACTTATTCGTGGGATGAAAACTCTATCTTTAAGAATGAGACAGCATCAGGAAAATGCGATTCGAATTGCAGAATACCTGGAATCGCATGAAGATATCATTGATGTATTATACCCAGGAAAAGGCGGTATGCTTTCTTTCAGAATCAAGGAAGAAAGTTGGGTAAACTCTTTTCTTCAAAATCTAAACGTTATTTCATTTGCTGAAAGTCTAGGAGGAATTGAGAGCTTTATCACTTATCCTGCGACACAAACACATATGGATATTCCTGAAGAGATTCGGATAAAGAATGGAGTATGTAACAGATTATTAAGATTTTCTGTTGGTGTTGAGCATGTGGAAGACATCATATCAGATTTATCTCAAGCACTACAAAAGGTACAGGAGGGAAAAAATGACTGA
- a CDS encoding YkvI family membrane protein translates to MIKSTTDEINIFKVAATYIGTVVGAGFASGQEVLQFFSAYGLNGVIGIALSTVLFFFFGYTILLIGKSLNVKSYVEVVRFSNGKIIGTIIDLIITVFLFGALAAMIAGAGAIFDEQFHLSPLWGTVLMAIISLLTVITGIKGVINAISYVVPVLLVSVFFIAIYSLYINPITSSDIQISSTLEGAAPNWFISALNYASYNLVIAVAVLAPMGAKAKDKKTLFWGALLGGLGLGIGIVAIYFSILTNLDIVSNVEVPMIMIASKIAPLIQLIFAIVLFAEVYTTAVGNLYGFVSRMNFIADRFRIWIIAASTIAAFLVSQVGFSAMVKYLYPAVGYGGLLFFAGLLYVWFAKRNQFYV, encoded by the coding sequence TTGATTAAAAGCACTACAGATGAAATTAATATTTTTAAAGTAGCAGCAACATATATCGGAACAGTTGTAGGTGCTGGATTTGCATCTGGCCAGGAAGTACTTCAGTTTTTCAGTGCGTATGGATTGAACGGAGTTATTGGAATCGCACTATCAACTGTCTTATTTTTCTTCTTTGGATATACCATTTTATTAATTGGTAAATCATTAAACGTTAAATCTTATGTAGAAGTAGTTAGGTTCTCAAATGGAAAGATTATAGGAACGATTATTGATTTAATCATAACTGTTTTCTTATTCGGGGCCTTGGCGGCAATGATTGCAGGTGCAGGAGCCATATTTGATGAACAATTTCACCTTTCACCTTTATGGGGTACAGTTCTTATGGCAATTATCTCCCTACTTACTGTTATTACCGGAATTAAAGGAGTGATTAATGCCATCAGTTATGTTGTTCCAGTTTTATTGGTTTCTGTATTTTTTATAGCGATTTACAGTTTGTATATTAATCCTATTACATCATCAGATATACAAATATCCTCTACTCTAGAAGGGGCAGCTCCAAACTGGTTTATATCGGCCCTGAATTATGCGTCATATAACCTTGTGATTGCAGTAGCCGTATTAGCTCCAATGGGTGCAAAGGCAAAGGATAAAAAGACACTTTTCTGGGGTGCATTATTAGGTGGTCTAGGTCTTGGAATAGGTATTGTAGCTATCTATTTTAGCATTTTGACAAATTTGGATATTGTATCTAATGTTGAAGTTCCCATGATTATGATTGCATCAAAGATAGCTCCTCTTATTCAGTTGATTTTTGCGATTGTCTTATTTGCAGAGGTGTATACAACCGCAGTTGGAAACTTATATGGTTTTGTTTCTAGGATGAATTTTATCGCAGATCGTTTTCGGATTTGGATCATTGCAGCTTCAACTATTGCAGCGTTTTTAGTAAGTCAGGTAGGCTTTTCAGCTATGGTTAAATACTTGTATCCGGCAGTTGGGTACGGAGGACTACTCTTTTTTGCAGGTTTACTTTATGTCTGGTTTGCAAAACGTAATCAGTTTTATGTTTAA
- a CDS encoding methionine aminopeptidase, whose translation MGLIDTLNDWLTSRNERRLEQMESLGLCPDCNGRGFHTFNSYEFYYSNPIDCIGCNGSGTFSDWFDENQ comes from the coding sequence ATGGGACTCATTGATACACTCAATGACTGGCTAACTTCAAGAAATGAAAGAAGGCTTGAACAAATGGAGTCATTGGGGCTTTGTCCAGATTGTAATGGGAGAGGGTTTCATACATTTAATTCCTATGAATTTTACTATAGCAATCCAATTGATTGTATTGGTTGTAATGGTTCAGGGACATTTTCCGACTGGTTCGATGAAAATCAATAA
- a CDS encoding ABC transporter permease → MRAIKRILFFASLLMIWEVSVRVSGVSESLMPAASRVFLELYRGFADMTLVYDLQASFKRLFVGLAIGVSLGAALGVLLAKSKTADETLGTLVLALQSVPSIVWLPIAIMWFGMNEIAVIFIIVLGATFVMTINMRVGIKNVNPLYIKAAQTMGSSGFDLFKRVIFPASIPYAVTGLKLAWAFGWRALMAGELLSTGPGLGYTLRFASDFGNMSMVIGVMIIIGTVGSIMDLFVFQRIERNVIKRWGLEN, encoded by the coding sequence ATGCGAGCAATTAAACGAATTCTTTTCTTTGCAAGTCTTTTAATGATTTGGGAGGTATCTGTTAGAGTTAGTGGGGTTTCTGAATCACTGATGCCTGCAGCTTCAAGGGTATTCCTTGAACTATATAGAGGATTTGCGGATATGACATTAGTGTATGATTTACAAGCGAGCTTTAAACGTCTTTTTGTAGGCTTAGCCATTGGTGTTTCACTTGGTGCTGCTTTAGGGGTTCTTTTAGCAAAGTCCAAAACTGCCGATGAAACGTTAGGAACGTTAGTATTAGCTTTACAAAGTGTACCGAGTATTGTCTGGCTTCCTATTGCGATTATGTGGTTTGGAATGAATGAAATAGCTGTTATCTTCATTATTGTCTTAGGGGCAACCTTTGTTATGACAATTAATATGAGGGTGGGTATCAAAAATGTAAACCCACTTTATATAAAAGCAGCTCAAACGATGGGATCAAGCGGGTTCGATTTATTCAAACGAGTCATTTTTCCAGCATCGATTCCATATGCAGTAACAGGTTTGAAGCTTGCATGGGCTTTCGGTTGGAGAGCACTGATGGCTGGAGAACTGTTAAGTACTGGGCCAGGATTAGGTTATACATTAAGATTTGCTTCCGACTTTGGAAACATGTCAATGGTAATAGGCGTAATGATTATAATTGGAACAGTTGGTTCAATTATGGATTTATTTGTATTTCAACGAATTGAGCGTAATGTGATCAAACGTTGGGGACTTGAAAATTAA
- a CDS encoding ion transporter has product MNDLSDRNNIRSTLQKFVEHPLFNRLIMTLIIINTILIGMETYPLLYEDYNDYFLIADKIFLLIFSVEIILKIIALRSNFFKNNWNLLDFAIVFGSIILYQTHFVSVLRILRVLRVLRTISAIPSLRRLVNALFMAIPAIGSVSILMGIFFYIYAIIGTAFFGQLFPEYFGNLQLSLLSLFQIFTLESWASGIFRPIFAEFTWSWLYFVSFILVATFIMLNLIVGEIVNNAQKLSEEHEDMNTDWVHELEQLRKQNSQLNEKLDHITKLITNRKG; this is encoded by the coding sequence ATGAACGACCTATCAGATAGGAATAATATCAGATCTACTTTACAAAAGTTCGTTGAACATCCCTTATTTAATCGTTTAATAATGACTCTTATCATTATTAACACTATTTTAATAGGGATGGAAACATATCCATTATTATACGAGGATTATAATGATTATTTTTTAATTGCAGATAAAATCTTTCTTCTAATTTTCTCAGTTGAAATTATTTTAAAAATCATTGCACTTCGATCTAATTTTTTCAAAAACAATTGGAACTTATTAGATTTTGCGATTGTCTTCGGTAGCATTATTTTATATCAGACCCATTTTGTCAGTGTTCTGCGTATATTGAGGGTTCTGAGGGTGCTTCGAACCATATCAGCGATTCCATCCTTAAGGAGATTAGTTAATGCACTCTTTATGGCCATTCCAGCAATAGGAAGCGTTTCGATCTTGATGGGTATTTTCTTTTATATCTACGCAATTATTGGGACAGCCTTTTTCGGACAACTATTTCCTGAATATTTCGGGAACCTGCAGCTCTCGCTACTTAGTCTGTTTCAAATTTTCACCTTAGAATCATGGGCTAGCGGAATTTTTCGTCCGATTTTTGCCGAATTTACTTGGTCATGGCTTTATTTTGTTTCGTTTATATTGGTCGCCACTTTTATCATGCTAAATTTAATTGTCGGTGAAATTGTCAATAATGCACAGAAATTATCTGAAGAACATGAGGACATGAATACAGATTGGGTACACGAGTTAGAACAATTGCGAAAGCAAAATTCACAATTGAATGAAAAGCTTGACCATATAACTAAATTAATCACTAACCGGAAAGGATAA